tggaacagagagagagaattgAGAGTTGATAGAGATACTTGGCCCccaagagaaaaggagaaaacctctgttcccagagatgatcacagagacagatgaagagaacctttgcctttgaataactcatccttaaaatgataccccttgagttcatgggccatgaacacacctcagagtggtatgaaaatgggaggagggTATGATGGcagagatttttcaaaaaaaacaacaaaacaaactgtgCCATCATGGGAATGAAAACttttcttgtggagaactctCCATGGAATGATAAGAGAGAACTCCtctctctacaaagactggtgaaaagactgttgTATAGTTGGGACTCCTTTAACCAccagttttgtctctgtgttgtcagtTGAACAAGGGAAAAggtggggtggggagaaaaggtttctggaggttttattctggtttcttatttttgtagttctgttaataaactttcttcattccttttaagttttaagcctgttttaaCCTTCTCCTAATCaatatctcacagcaagaaatgagtatgttttctggtgatttttagctAGTGCTTTAAAACCCCCACATTATTTGGTGTGTTGGTGAGGAAACTAAATTGGCAAATTTAAACTACTGCAGTCTCctaaatggaaacagaaaaacaagaatatctgcttttttttcagacaagaaAGCAGAGATCgacagcctggcagcagcataCATGGAGTCTGTGAAGAACATGTTGCCTGAGGAGAGAGTGGAGCACCTGAGGAAGATCCAGAGTGCCTACAGCAAGTGTAAAGAGTACAGTGATGACAAAGTGCAGCTGGCCATGCAGACCTATGAGATGGTGAGCCATGAGCTGTGGAAGAACAGGCATCGTCTGGAATGGCGCATGTGGAGATGCTTCACAGTGTCAGCTTtccctgactttttttttttttggcttaaaTTTCTtatcaaaacaaattattagTCCTCAAGCTTCTGCTTCTCACTGTTGCCTCCCCAAAAAGCTTTCTCCTTAGGTACCAGGTTTccattttgctgaaaaattagTGAGTTTATCCCCCTTGGGGGTGGCTTTATCAGTAGTAACTTGTTTGCTGTGTGATAATCTGTGCCAGCAAATTTACCTCActgcctcctccccagcagctctctgtcaCTGATAATTTCTTTGCGGCACACTTAgttgaaagcaaaatttttttttaagccagcTGCTGTACTATGTTGtggaggaacagcaggaattCTGCTCTCTTGTCTTTTATTTGACATCAAAATTTCCTCAATGGACCTTGGgagaaaatactgtttctcaAGATGCAgctttccactttttttttttttttttttcctgtccctgtcccttgaataattctaattttctcatgttttacCCCATAGTTAAAAGTTGAGTGAGGGGAATCCTTTTGACTGTACTAAGTGTTTGTTGTCCAGCGTGCAGAGATGCTTTGGGTTTTGCTATAGCTGCAGTAGATGTTTGATTGCCATCAAACAttgtaaaaaatgaaattatgtgcCAGGAATATCGATGCTCTAGATAACTAGTGAACCCATTTAATGACAAAGTATTGCTGCAGCACAGTTGGGGGGTGGTGGCTTAAAATCCCTGTTCTGAAAATCATTTCATTGCAGCCAGGGTAGTACAAGGTATTTAGTTAATGTGTGACTTGATATTGAGGATAGTCAGCCTCTGTATTtattgttaaaattatttcattcacaTGACATTGGAGTACCAGGGGAAGAACCCTAACTGCTCTACTCAACACATTTCAAGGACTGTCTTGGAATTTTGGAAATTTCGGGGATGAAACAGTTACTTTTAGTATCTCTCATCTTGTTTTGTTCTGAAACTCATTAGTCTGAGTTGCTTTGACTCTCCTTTATGTTgcctcccttttccttcctttctgcatTCTTATGGAGGGACTGGGTTCTTGTGCTTTTGCCTCCCTCATTCCCTTTGTGTGTgccatttcccttttcccagcctgtaccccttccctgccttgctctgcAGTACCACACTGTTCATGCTGATAACAGACAAGTTTTAGCCCttcctgttttcatttgtggctctttttttgtgtgtttctttctAATTCAGTTTGTGGTTTCCTCTTGGTGCAGGTGGATAAGCACATACGGCGGCTGGATGCAGATTTGGCACGGTTTGAAGCTGATCTCAAAGATAAACTGGAAGGCAGCAACTTTGAAACCCCTGGATCCCGAAGCCTGAAAAGTGGGTTAATTTTACACAGTTGTAAAATTTCCAGTACTTAGAATATCAAACCAGGAAGGCTGAGATGTAAAATAGGCTGTTGTttctggaggaaggaaagaagtgtGCCATTCTCTGTTTTTAGTGCTCTTCAAAATGTTTACTGTGGGCAAGAGATGAAGAAATACGTGGTGCTGGAATCAAACTTAGTGTCACTGTTTCATAGATCATCCGGAGGTTGTTAGTGGTTCTAAGGAGGGTGCTGTGCCAAAACTGCGCTGGTGTAACAGTCTAAGTTTCAGGAAAAACTAGGAATTAAAAGAAGACAACCAGTTTCTCTCGTGTATACTGAAATACTGTGATTACAGTGACATTTGAATGCGGatacagcagcacagcacagctttaTGCCTTTGAACAATGAAATAAGGTGTAAGAGCAAGGAGATGGAGATGAAAGTTGTTAGTTATTGAGTAATCTATtaactgtgtttaaaaatagattgagataaaaaaaatactgcaagcCTAATCAAGTGTGATGCTGTTTATGACCTGTGCTATTGCCAAAGCTGCAAACATGAGAGTTTGGTGCTCAGTTGTTACCAATTTGGTGTATTTGTggcttaaaaatgcatttcagccAGCATGTTCAATTACATACATAATAAGGATTATTCAATTACATATGAGATAGGGATTTCAGGACAGTAGCTGCATCAAAAGAACAACAGCTGGGGAATTTTCTGCCACTCAGGCTGAAATGATggggttgtttttcctttctagaGGGACGAAGTCAGAAAGACAAAAGGAGCTCTCGTGGTCGAGGCAGGAGAACATCTGAAGAAGATacaccaaagaaaaagaagctcaAAGGAGGGTaaggcagagccaggcacaACTCCAGGGCCTTGGGCTTGACACTTCACGAATTTTCCACAGGCTCATATTACCCTATTTATGACTCATGTCCGGATGGCGAGCGGTGTTAACAGTGTTCTGGTCTTACTCAATTTCATTAATATCCTGCTTAGGCCAGCATTGTTAATTAACTCCTTGGTTGGCATGTGGAAGCTCAGCATGCTTGGAACACTCTGACTGGAAGGACAAGATCAGCCTCCCTGTTGCTGTTGGCAAGCTGGGAGAAAAtagctttgatttttctcaaagGGCTATTTTTAACAGTTGCTTGCAGTCTTAATGGTAAAAGAAACTCACTTGCCAATCAGGACTGAAACTGATGTGCTGCTGTTCTAGAAGTCTTTGAGaattttgggggttgttttcAAAGGGTTGTATCCTAGGTAGCCTTGAATAATCTGATTTGGTTttgagagggaaggaggaaagcaTGTCCCCTCACTGAGATGGGATTTATATTAAAGGGGCTCAGTTTATTCTGATATTTTCAGTTGGCTAAATGGAGGGGCAGGTAACTAAAAGTGGACTGCTGTGGACTGCTACTGGCATGTCAGCACATCCCTGTCAGGGTAAGAGGGTTCACTCATGCCtgacaatgagaaaaaatgtaTGTTGAAACAGGttggggaaaaatcccaaacaggATATTCTACCCTCCAGGGTTATTCTATCCGCAGTCAGGAGTGATCTGTATGATCATTTTGTTACTTTGTTCATGACATCTATAAATCCCTTTCTTGATTATTTCTGGTCATACTGTGTTTGATCCAAACTGCCTTATGATTTTAATTACTGGACTGTGGTAATGTAACACAAACTCTAAAACAGGGTCAGTGTGGTTTAGGGAAGATACTGTAAAACACTGATTTTCGCAAGTAGATTTAGATCTTGGAAACaccaaatcccagaatggtttgggtttggagtgaccttaaagaccatcccGTTCTAGCCCTtgcagtgggcagggacaccttccactagcctGGGTTGTTCCAAGACGGGCCCTAAACACTTCAGGGTGGGGGagccacagcttttccaggcaaCCTGAGCCAGGGCCTTCctaccctcacagggaagaattccttcccagtatcccatctagCCCTGCCGTCTGACAGTGGGAAGCCATGCCCTTTTAACACAGTGTTGTCTGTAGCTGACAAGTGTTTTGTCCTGACTCTGTCCTTGCCCACAGGTCTGAGTTTGCTGATACCATCCTGTCAGTGCATCCCTCAGATGTCCTGGATATGCCGGTGGATCCCAATGAGCCCACCTACTGCCTGTGTCACCAGGTGTCCTATGGGGAGATGATTGGCTGTGACAACCCAGATGTAAGCACTTGAGAGATTAttgatttttcagatgtttgttACCTCCCAACCGTGTACAATCCAAGGAGGGGGTCCTTGCTCAGTTAGCTCATACCAAATGATGGGAGCATTTGTGAACCACTAAGAATCTCCTCTGTatgtgtttcctttctcttttgcagTGTCCAATTGAGTGGTTCCACTTTGCATGTGTGGACCTGACCACCAAACCAAAAGGGAAATGGTGAGTGTGGCAACATtcagttttgggatttttatcaGGCTGCAGTTTGCCGCAACAAGAATTAAAAGCCTGTTGTGACCCTGACAGAGGAGCTTTGCTCTTCTCATCAGAGAGTTTGCATCCTCTCTGACTGGGGGTTATGTTTTAGGGTAGGAGATACAACACAAACCTTCTTGTTAAAATCCACTTCCACAGAAGTCTTAGGTGGGAGCAGAACTGCCTGATAAACAGAGCAGGTTTTGACCTGAGGCTTGTATAAACATGGACATGTTACATCTGAGGTTTGCTCTATTGTCAGTAGTTGTAGCTGTGCTTAAAACAGACAGGTACCTCTCTGCTTCACTTCTGGAGGCAAATTTTGAAGACTTCTCAGGGTTTTACTATGTGCTTATCTTGGAAAGGATCTTGGGCTTGTTATTTTTATCTAATGGACTATTTTAATCAAATTAACAATTGACCTGTCAGAAACAGGCTTATTTGTGCACAGATATTAAAAGCAGTTCTCAGGCTCCGTGCTGTTAATTTCAGGGGCTAATTACTGCCTCTTTTTTCCTACAGGTTTTGTCCTCGTTGtgttcaggaaagaaagaaaaagaagtaaggAGTAGAGAGGGATACACTGCCTAGGCAAGAAGAATTTAATATATTCCTTCATTCATGTTGCAATATTacctttgattattttttattaatctatCCTCCATCTTTTTCCGGTATGATATTTAATTATCCAGTGGCCAGTTGAAATTCCTGTTCTTTCCTAAGACTTTGGGAGGGAGTCCAAAATCCCTTTGCCATGGAGAGTCTATTGATGTTAGTCTTGCACAATGATACTGAGGGAGGGTGTTGCCTTTTCTGGCTGTTTCCATTTCCCTGCAGATTCTTTTAAGTACATCACTGTGAAGATGAAACCTACAGTATTcttggagagagagagagaaggtcAGATTTATTCACAAAATAAGATGAAGGCCTGAATTGTTAGCTGTGATTTCCTGTGTGGCACATGGGTAAATCAGGAAATCAGGTTTTAGGGAAAGGCACCATGAAGACACTGTTTGTTCCCATGATGGTGTGGCTCTGCTGTTGAAGAAGGCCATTCAGAAATTTTGTAACGTAACTTCTTGTCTTTTTCTAATGGGCCACAAATCCTTGACTTCTCTAGCTGCCTTTCAGATGATGAATGTGAATCCTTGCATTAGCACAGTGtcagtggctgcagcagaagggagagaggaaatcaggagctggaaagcaaaagtctgtttttccttctgaagagaTAACAGTGGATGCAGAAGTTGAGGGAAGAGCAAAGTCTTGCCTTTGTATCTGTCTTCTGCATCATGAGGCTTACCTGCCTTCAAGGAAAGATGTAGTGGGGAAAGGTGTTCCAGGTTTCCTTCCTGCTGGtggaagaaggaaacaaaacccccaaTCTCATGAACTTTGCTGGCTCTGGTCCCTAGTGGGTGTTggtggcagctctgtgcagggctgtgtgctgcttTCCAATGCCAGTGTGCAGGAGCTCTTGGTACTGATTGCTGGAAAGGCATAAAGAAACTCCCAGAtaaacttttcttctgctga
The Parus major isolate Abel chromosome 9, Parus_major1.1, whole genome shotgun sequence DNA segment above includes these coding regions:
- the ING5 gene encoding inhibitor of growth protein 5 — translated: MRELDQRTEDKKAEIDSLAAAYMESVKNMLPEERVEHLRKIQSAYSKCKEYSDDKVQLAMQTYEMVDKHIRRLDADLARFEADLKDKLEGSNFETPGSRSLKKGRSQKDKRSSRGRGRRTSEEDTPKKKKLKGGSEFADTILSVHPSDVLDMPVDPNEPTYCLCHQVSYGEMIGCDNPDCPIEWFHFACVDLTTKPKGKWFCPRCVQERKKKK